One genomic region from Ruegeria sp. TM1040 encodes:
- a CDS encoding LacI family DNA-binding transcriptional regulator, protein MTDRTRITIKDVALAAGCGVATASRVLNKSGPASAETRARVEDAARRMGFVFSATGRALQSRKSMTVGCLIPSLANPVFAEAVQGAQEELRSHGYQLLVASSNYDDETDNDILTTLLSKDVDGLLVTMAAPQESVPLAQARARDIPVCLMFHDPLPDWPSAHVSNAQAAAEVARQFALYGHERTGFLALRFSTSDRSRNRFDGFRAQCAALNLAPPKLIEITETEANTPSILAQRLSDHPDLTAIFASNDFLAIAVQKAAPLMGRHVPQDLSVVGFDGIEVGRLLDRSLATIETTPEAMGRQAAQTLLTGLQGGAMTELAPLPFTFRAGATLSGPRAKSPDDDRGAAQSPSVPPFTSNDKQG, encoded by the coding sequence ATGACCGACAGGACCCGCATAACCATCAAGGATGTCGCCCTCGCTGCCGGATGTGGCGTCGCAACTGCGAGTCGCGTGCTGAATAAATCCGGCCCCGCCAGCGCTGAGACCCGCGCTCGTGTTGAAGATGCAGCGCGGCGCATGGGTTTTGTCTTTTCCGCGACTGGACGCGCCTTACAAAGCCGCAAGAGCATGACCGTCGGTTGCCTTATTCCGTCGCTCGCCAACCCGGTGTTTGCGGAGGCCGTGCAGGGGGCTCAGGAAGAGTTGCGCAGCCACGGGTATCAGCTGTTGGTCGCCAGCTCCAATTACGATGACGAAACGGACAATGACATTCTCACAACTCTCCTGAGTAAGGATGTCGACGGCCTGTTGGTGACAATGGCCGCGCCACAGGAGAGTGTGCCGCTCGCACAGGCTCGGGCGCGCGACATCCCCGTCTGCCTGATGTTTCACGACCCTCTGCCCGACTGGCCCAGCGCGCATGTGTCCAACGCGCAGGCCGCCGCAGAAGTCGCGCGCCAGTTTGCCCTCTACGGCCACGAGCGCACCGGATTTCTGGCGTTGCGATTTTCGACCTCGGACCGCTCACGCAACCGGTTTGACGGGTTTCGGGCGCAATGTGCCGCCCTCAATCTGGCCCCACCCAAGCTGATCGAGATCACCGAGACCGAAGCCAACACGCCCAGTATCCTTGCCCAGCGCCTCTCGGACCACCCGGATCTGACCGCGATCTTTGCCTCCAATGACTTCCTGGCAATCGCCGTGCAAAAAGCCGCGCCTTTGATGGGGCGGCATGTCCCGCAGGATTTGTCGGTTGTGGGGTTCGATGGGATCGAGGTCGGGCGTTTGCTGGATCGCTCGCTTGCCACGATCGAGACCACCCCAGAGGCAATGGGTCGCCAGGCCGCACAGACGCTTTTGACCGGACTGCAGGGCGGCGCAATGACAGAACTTGCGCCCCTGCCTTTTACTTTCCGCGCCGGGGCAACCTTGTCCGGACCCCGCGCGAAAAGCCCTGACGACGACCGGGGTGCTGCCCAGTCGCCGTCTGTTCCCCCGTTCACGTCCAACGACAAACAAGGATGA
- a CDS encoding TRAP transporter small permease: protein MKKLEHYFVALNGGLLMVLMAAMTSVVGANIALRYFTGHSLPWADEAARYLMIWMTFSGAGLVLRAGGHVAITNLQDALPSLGQRLLRGAIVLGLLLFFGFMVHVGLQYTQRMQYQVTPALRLPFLYIYAAMPVGFLLLMVHLLLVAHPFITAGRFKPTGKPSDAPTALPGGANG from the coding sequence ATGAAGAAGCTGGAACACTACTTTGTGGCGCTGAATGGCGGCCTTCTGATGGTGCTGATGGCAGCGATGACCTCCGTCGTCGGTGCCAATATTGCGCTGCGGTATTTTACCGGGCACTCACTGCCCTGGGCGGATGAAGCCGCGCGGTATCTGATGATCTGGATGACCTTTTCCGGCGCGGGGCTTGTCTTGCGCGCAGGGGGGCATGTGGCGATCACAAATCTGCAAGACGCATTGCCGAGCTTGGGACAGCGGCTCTTGAGAGGAGCGATCGTGTTGGGGCTGCTCTTGTTCTTTGGATTTATGGTCCACGTCGGTCTGCAATATACGCAGAGGATGCAATATCAGGTCACGCCTGCGCTGCGCCTGCCGTTTCTCTATATCTATGCGGCCATGCCCGTCGGGTTTCTTTTGTTAATGGTGCATCTGCTTCTTGTAGCGCATCCGTTCATCACGGCTGGACGTTTTAAGCCCACAGGCAAGCCTTCTGATGCGCCAACCGCTTTGCCCGGAGGCGCAAATGGCTGA
- a CDS encoding TRAP transporter substrate-binding protein, protein MTVFSRSLLAAGASFAFAVPLAAQTEIKIGYALAEDSHYGVAAKTFEEVVLEQTGEDFSFTHFPSSGLGGERDVIEGLQLGTVEVTIVSSGTLANFVPETGVFDIPFLFRDLGHARSVLDGPIGQDILEKFDAVGLHALAWGEQGFRHITNNRNAINTPADVQGLKLRTMENPVHLAAFNAMGAAPTPMAWPEVISSMQQGVIDGQENPLSVIVSVKLDEVQKYLTLSGHVYSPAMLLVSKPFWEGLNDEQKAAFEAAAAEAVGAMRGYVDGIEASGVETLKERGMEVNALSADEKAAFQASIQSAYEGYYKTYGEDLVKSIVAAE, encoded by the coding sequence ATGACCGTTTTTTCCCGCAGTCTCCTGGCCGCAGGTGCCAGCTTTGCCTTTGCCGTTCCGCTGGCCGCACAGACCGAGATCAAGATTGGCTATGCACTGGCAGAGGACAGCCATTACGGCGTGGCTGCCAAGACATTCGAAGAGGTTGTGCTGGAGCAGACCGGTGAGGATTTCAGCTTCACGCATTTCCCGTCGTCCGGTCTGGGCGGTGAGCGCGATGTGATCGAGGGCCTGCAGCTTGGCACCGTGGAAGTCACCATCGTGTCTTCCGGCACGCTGGCCAACTTTGTCCCTGAAACTGGTGTTTTCGACATCCCGTTCCTGTTCCGGGATCTTGGCCACGCCCGCTCGGTGCTCGACGGCCCCATCGGTCAGGACATCCTTGAAAAGTTTGACGCTGTTGGCCTGCATGCGCTGGCATGGGGCGAGCAGGGCTTTCGCCATATCACCAACAACCGTAATGCAATCAACACTCCTGCCGACGTTCAGGGGCTGAAGCTGCGCACAATGGAAAACCCGGTCCACCTCGCGGCGTTCAACGCGATGGGCGCCGCGCCGACACCGATGGCGTGGCCCGAGGTGATCTCTTCCATGCAGCAAGGGGTGATCGACGGACAGGAAAACCCGCTCTCGGTGATCGTTTCGGTGAAACTGGACGAAGTGCAGAAATACCTGACCCTCTCCGGTCACGTTTATTCGCCTGCGATGCTCTTGGTGTCCAAACCCTTCTGGGAAGGTCTGAATGACGAGCAAAAGGCTGCGTTTGAAGCCGCCGCCGCCGAGGCCGTGGGTGCCATGCGCGGATACGTCGATGGCATCGAAGCCAGCGGTGTTGAAACGCTCAAGGAACGCGGCATGGAAGTGAACGCGCTGAGCGCCGATGAAAAAGCCGCGTTCCAAGCGTCAATCCAGTCTGCCTACGAGGGCTATTACAAGACCTATGGCGAGGATCTCGTGAAATCGATCGTCGCGGCTGAGTGA
- a CDS encoding ABC transporter permease: MTARSFGVLCLLPLLIFTLAFLALPLVRLVLSSSEGAEGWSVYVRMLQTPRYLSALLQTLLVSGAVTLAALAVSTTAGLFLTRNRFWGRSALLSILTLPLAFPGVVVGFMIILLGGRQGLVNQITPSHVVIAYSTFGLFLGYLYFSIPRVLLTVMAAAEKIDPALEEAARSLGAPAHRVLWDVLLPALRPAMVAAGAIAFATAMGAFGTAFTLATDIDVLPMVIYTEFTLSANFAMASALSIALGIVTWGVLLIARSFSGGAIAAGG, encoded by the coding sequence GTGACGGCCCGTTCCTTTGGCGTTTTATGCCTCCTTCCTCTGTTGATCTTCACGCTCGCTTTTCTCGCGCTACCCTTGGTGCGCCTTGTGCTGTCCTCCTCCGAGGGCGCAGAGGGCTGGAGCGTTTATGTCAGGATGCTGCAAACCCCGCGGTATCTCTCAGCCCTTCTGCAAACCCTTCTGGTTTCAGGCGCGGTGACTCTCGCGGCCTTGGCCGTCTCCACCACTGCAGGGCTTTTTCTGACCCGCAATCGGTTCTGGGGACGCAGTGCCCTCTTGTCGATCCTGACACTGCCCCTCGCGTTTCCCGGTGTTGTGGTCGGCTTTATGATCATCCTTCTCGGGGGTCGGCAGGGGCTGGTAAACCAGATCACCCCAAGTCACGTGGTCATTGCCTATTCCACCTTTGGGCTCTTCCTCGGCTATCTCTATTTCTCCATCCCACGGGTGCTGCTGACCGTGATGGCCGCGGCCGAGAAGATAGATCCTGCACTGGAAGAAGCCGCGCGCAGCCTTGGCGCGCCAGCCCATCGAGTGCTCTGGGATGTACTCTTGCCAGCGCTGCGCCCAGCCATGGTCGCGGCGGGGGCGATCGCCTTTGCCACCGCCATGGGGGCCTTTGGTACTGCCTTCACCTTGGCCACGGACATCGATGTCCTGCCGATGGTGATCTACACCGAGTTCACGCTATCGGCGAATTTCGCCATGGCTTCGGCGCTCTCCATCGCATTGGGCATTGTCACATGGGGAGTCCTCTTGATTGCGCGCAGCTTTTCCGGCGGCGCGATAGCTGCAGGAGGATAA
- a CDS encoding ABC transporter permease, with amino-acid sequence MRRLPHLLSLMVTLLACAFLLVPTVQSVLAGLTANYFRGLSSGLTLKWVAEVWTLYADSIFLSIWLAVACLVMTLILGVPAAYALARNPGRLSRILEEFISLPLAVPGLALALALLQLYGAQQGFRAHWSFILVGHVLYTLPFMVRAVQAVLAAIDLKTLEEGAASLGAGPARRFVDIVVPNALPGILAGSLTVVTLSIGEFNLTWMLHTPLLKTLPVGLADSYASMRLEIASAYTLVFFVMIVPLLMAMQWASARAQRILS; translated from the coding sequence ATGCGACGACTGCCTCATCTCTTATCACTCATGGTCACGCTGCTGGCCTGCGCCTTCTTGCTGGTGCCCACGGTGCAATCGGTGCTCGCGGGGCTGACCGCCAACTACTTCCGTGGCCTTTCTTCGGGTCTTACACTCAAATGGGTGGCTGAGGTCTGGACGCTTTATGCAGACAGTATCTTTCTCTCCATCTGGCTCGCTGTCGCATGCCTTGTGATGACGCTGATCCTGGGCGTGCCCGCAGCCTATGCGCTGGCCCGAAATCCCGGCCGACTGTCGCGTATCCTGGAAGAGTTCATTTCCCTGCCGCTGGCCGTGCCGGGGCTGGCGCTCGCACTTGCGCTCTTGCAGCTCTACGGCGCGCAGCAGGGGTTTCGCGCGCATTGGAGCTTTATCCTTGTCGGGCATGTTCTTTACACCCTGCCCTTCATGGTGCGCGCGGTGCAGGCTGTGCTGGCTGCAATCGACCTCAAGACGCTTGAGGAAGGGGCGGCATCTCTTGGCGCAGGGCCGGCGCGGCGCTTTGTCGATATTGTGGTTCCCAACGCTCTGCCCGGTATTCTTGCCGGGAGCCTCACGGTCGTCACACTCTCTATCGGAGAGTTCAATCTCACATGGATGCTTCACACGCCGCTTTTAAAAACCCTGCCTGTAGGGCTTGCGGATTCCTACGCCTCGATGCGGCTGGAAATCGCCTCCGCCTATACACTGGTCTTTTTCGTGATGATCGTCCCGCTTCTGATGGCGATGCAATGGGCCTCTGCCCGCGCCCAAAGGATACTGTCATGA
- a CDS encoding TRAP transporter large permease, whose translation MAEILFPALFVLLALGLPVAFAMMIAVFLALSLGSSYPHLVVVKEMFSGLDSFPLLAVPFFILAAEIMTGGAVTMALLRLAQSFVGHLRGGLGHANVVSSAMFAGISGSALADAAGPGSMMIRMMEKGGYDRSYAGALTIASAVVGPIIPPSITMIIYAMQDQNVSVGSLFMAGVLPGVLITCMVLVANAYVSRKRGYMSGDVMPTLLEIGRIFVYALPALSLIVLIVGGIRFGAFTPTEASVIAVFYALIVGMFVYRSLRIRDLPNISLKAAMTSGAVLLILGAARAFAWVLIIEGIPQQLAETIISWELSPVAFLLAVNLLLLAFGLFMDPLPGVMILVPILAPISFALGIDPNHFAIIVIVNLTMGLTTPPVGSLIFVVSSTVHLKPSALIRELPPFFLALAAALLLITFVPNLSTWLPEVSGF comes from the coding sequence ATGGCTGAGATCCTTTTCCCTGCACTTTTTGTCTTGCTGGCGCTTGGACTGCCGGTGGCCTTTGCAATGATGATCGCTGTTTTTCTGGCACTGAGCCTTGGGTCGTCTTACCCGCACCTCGTTGTGGTCAAAGAGATGTTCTCTGGCCTTGACAGTTTTCCGCTCTTGGCGGTGCCTTTCTTTATCCTCGCGGCAGAGATCATGACGGGCGGGGCCGTCACCATGGCGCTGTTGCGATTGGCGCAGTCCTTCGTCGGGCATCTGAGAGGTGGGTTAGGGCACGCCAATGTGGTCAGCTCCGCCATGTTTGCAGGCATTTCCGGGAGCGCCTTGGCCGATGCGGCTGGACCCGGCTCGATGATGATCCGGATGATGGAAAAAGGCGGGTATGATCGCTCGTATGCCGGGGCGCTCACGATTGCCAGCGCGGTAGTCGGGCCCATCATCCCGCCTTCGATCACCATGATCATCTACGCCATGCAGGATCAGAATGTCTCTGTTGGGTCCTTGTTCATGGCGGGGGTGTTGCCGGGCGTCTTGATCACCTGCATGGTGCTTGTCGCCAACGCTTATGTGAGCCGCAAGCGTGGCTACATGAGCGGTGATGTCATGCCGACCCTCCTCGAGATCGGGCGGATTTTTGTCTATGCGCTTCCTGCGCTTTCGCTGATCGTCCTGATCGTCGGAGGCATCAGGTTTGGGGCCTTCACGCCCACAGAAGCCTCGGTCATCGCGGTATTTTATGCGCTGATTGTGGGGATGTTTGTCTATCGTTCGCTGCGGATTCGTGACCTGCCGAACATCTCGCTCAAGGCCGCAATGACCTCCGGGGCGGTTCTGTTGATCCTGGGGGCGGCGCGGGCCTTTGCCTGGGTCCTGATCATCGAGGGCATCCCGCAGCAACTCGCCGAAACGATCATCAGCTGGGAGCTGTCGCCAGTGGCGTTTCTGTTGGCTGTGAACCTGCTGCTGCTGGCCTTCGGGCTCTTCATGGATCCGTTGCCGGGCGTCATGATCCTTGTCCCGATCTTGGCCCCGATCAGCTTTGCGCTTGGGATCGACCCAAACCATTTTGCCATCATCGTGATCGTGAACCTGACGATGGGGCTGACCACGCCCCCGGTCGGGAGCCTGATCTTTGTAGTGTCCTCAACGGTGCATCTGAAGCCGTCCGCTCTGATCCGCGAATTGCCGCCTTTCTTTCTGGCCTTGGCCGCGGCGCTTTTGCTGATCACATTTGTACCAAACCTGTCTACCTGGCTTCCTGAGGTCAGCGGATTCTGA
- a CDS encoding ABC transporter ATP-binding protein, translating into MTLTLCRVAKTYDDGTRALNPTDLEIDPGEIISLLGPSGCGKTTLLRLIAGLEVPDTGAEIRFGDKDVTHLPVEKRNIGMVFQSYALFPNMSVRDNIGYGLKMQRLPRAEIQRRVDEVITLCRLEPYAHRAITALSGGQRQRVALARAFAPRPRLMLLDEPLSALDAALRLELRDELAALLRQFGTTVIFVTHDQDEALAIADRVAVMEGGHIRQIGTPEELYRNPKSAFVAEFVGHAMPLRGEISDRTLRLPGGALPLPLPDNAANGAVYVRAEDLRVDPKGPLRAQVETVTFLGTHYRLGLTGLTDQRLFALHHGTSAPVVGDTLHLSIPPEALICLPQH; encoded by the coding sequence ATGACCCTTACTCTCTGCCGCGTTGCCAAAACCTATGACGATGGCACCCGCGCCCTCAATCCTACTGATCTGGAAATTGATCCCGGCGAGATCATATCGCTCCTTGGCCCTTCGGGTTGCGGCAAGACCACCCTCCTGCGCCTCATTGCCGGGCTTGAAGTGCCGGATACAGGCGCAGAAATTCGGTTCGGGGATAAGGATGTCACCCACCTGCCCGTTGAAAAGCGCAATATCGGCATGGTGTTTCAATCCTATGCGCTGTTTCCCAACATGTCCGTGCGCGACAACATCGGGTATGGTCTCAAGATGCAGCGCCTGCCGCGGGCCGAGATCCAGCGCCGTGTCGACGAAGTCATCACTCTGTGCCGCCTGGAACCTTATGCCCACCGCGCGATCACCGCGCTCTCTGGCGGGCAACGCCAACGGGTCGCACTGGCCCGCGCATTTGCCCCACGCCCGCGCCTGATGCTGCTGGATGAGCCCCTGTCGGCGCTGGATGCCGCCCTCCGGCTGGAGCTGCGCGACGAGTTGGCCGCGCTCTTGCGCCAGTTCGGAACCACGGTGATTTTTGTCACCCACGATCAGGACGAAGCCCTCGCCATCGCGGACCGGGTCGCAGTGATGGAGGGGGGGCATATCCGCCAGATCGGCACTCCAGAAGAGCTCTATCGCAATCCCAAATCCGCTTTCGTGGCGGAATTTGTCGGCCACGCGATGCCATTGCGCGGAGAAATTTCCGACCGGACGCTCCGTCTCCCCGGCGGTGCCCTGCCGCTGCCGCTGCCGGACAATGCCGCAAACGGTGCCGTCTATGTGCGTGCAGAAGATCTGCGCGTCGACCCCAAAGGCCCGCTCAGGGCACAGGTGGAAACTGTCACCTTCCTCGGCACCCATTACCGGCTTGGGCTCACCGGGCTGACGGATCAGCGCCTGTTTGCCCTGCACCACGGAACCTCTGCGCCCGTTGTCGGCGACACCCTACACCTGTCCATTCCGCCTGAGGCCCTGATTTGCCTCCCCCAACACTAG
- a CDS encoding 6,7-dimethyl-8-ribityllumazine synthase, translating to MTKSPKFAFIKAQWHADIVDQALIGFQDQLADFGLDAAVDVFDVPGAFEMPLLAQKLAATGEYDAIAAAALVVDGGIYRHDFVAQAVVSGLMEAGLKTGVPVLSVSLTPHHFQPSEEHQTFYHAHFVKKGREAAQAAVRMANLYRDLTPTPVEAVA from the coding sequence ATGACAAAATCCCCAAAATTCGCCTTCATCAAGGCGCAGTGGCATGCCGATATCGTGGATCAGGCATTGATCGGGTTCCAAGACCAACTCGCCGATTTTGGGCTTGACGCCGCCGTCGACGTCTTCGACGTGCCCGGCGCGTTCGAGATGCCGCTGCTGGCTCAGAAACTTGCGGCCACGGGTGAGTATGACGCGATCGCCGCGGCCGCTCTGGTCGTGGATGGCGGGATCTACCGCCATGATTTCGTGGCACAGGCGGTGGTGTCCGGGTTGATGGAGGCCGGCCTCAAGACAGGCGTGCCGGTGCTGTCGGTATCTCTCACGCCGCATCATTTCCAGCCGAGCGAGGAACACCAGACCTTCTATCACGCGCATTTTGTGAAGAAGGGCCGCGAGGCTGCACAGGCGGCAGTGCGGATGGCCAATCTGTACCGCGATCTTACCCCAACTCCGGTCGAGGCCGTGGCCTAA
- a CDS encoding ABC transporter substrate-binding protein — translation MKHIALTVLAATALAAPLTASFASSAQAEDAICYNCPPQWADWASMLEAIETEIGVSLPHDNKNSGQTFAQLVAEKDSPVADVAYYGVTTGIKAGKEGLVEAYKPAGFDEIPEGLKDPEGKWFAVHYGTIGFFVNVDALGGAPVPQCFADLKKPAYQGMVGYLDPSSAFVGYAGAVAVNLSFGGDLQDFDPAIEYFSELAENAPIVPKQTSYARVVSGEIPILFDYDFNAYRAKYEEDGNFEFVLPCEGSVRVPYVMSLVGNAPHGETGKKVLDFILSDKGQAIWTNAYLQPARPVELPAEVAEKFLPASDYARAQAVNYAEMEKAQAGFGERYLNEVK, via the coding sequence ATGAAACATATCGCTCTTACGGTTCTGGCTGCAACCGCTCTTGCGGCACCGCTGACCGCGTCTTTTGCATCTTCGGCGCAGGCCGAAGACGCCATCTGCTACAATTGCCCCCCGCAATGGGCGGATTGGGCGTCCATGCTGGAGGCCATCGAGACCGAGATCGGTGTCAGCCTTCCGCATGACAACAAGAACTCCGGCCAGACATTTGCACAGCTTGTGGCTGAAAAAGACAGCCCCGTGGCAGATGTGGCCTATTACGGTGTGACCACCGGCATCAAGGCGGGCAAGGAAGGTCTGGTCGAGGCGTACAAGCCCGCAGGTTTTGACGAGATCCCGGAGGGGCTCAAAGACCCCGAAGGCAAGTGGTTCGCAGTGCATTACGGCACCATCGGGTTCTTTGTGAATGTGGACGCCCTTGGCGGCGCGCCCGTCCCGCAGTGCTTTGCAGACCTGAAAAAGCCTGCCTATCAGGGAATGGTGGGTTATCTGGATCCCTCGTCGGCCTTTGTCGGATATGCCGGGGCCGTCGCCGTCAACCTTTCCTTTGGGGGCGATCTGCAAGACTTTGACCCCGCAATCGAGTATTTTTCCGAGCTGGCAGAGAACGCACCGATCGTGCCCAAGCAGACGTCTTATGCGCGGGTCGTATCGGGAGAGATCCCGATCCTGTTTGATTACGACTTCAACGCCTATCGCGCGAAATACGAAGAAGACGGAAATTTTGAATTTGTCCTGCCCTGCGAGGGGTCGGTGCGTGTACCCTATGTCATGAGCCTCGTGGGCAATGCGCCTCACGGCGAGACCGGCAAGAAGGTTCTGGATTTCATTCTCTCTGACAAAGGGCAGGCGATCTGGACCAACGCCTATCTGCAGCCCGCGCGCCCGGTTGAGCTGCCTGCTGAGGTGGCGGAGAAATTCCTGCCCGCCAGCGATTATGCCCGTGCACAGGCTGTGAACTATGCAGAGATGGAAAAGGCGCAGGCCGGTTTTGGCGAACGCTACCTGAACGAAGTCAAATAA
- a CDS encoding phosphodiesterase — MTSFIQLTDTHIVSEGSLAYGRSDTATALARAVDTINSRLPVLDPVDCVVVTGDLTDHGSAEEYAHLRQLLAPLNVPVRAIPGNHDTREAMRAAFATEDWMPASGPIQWHHDFGPFAMVGLDTLVEGAPYGMVCEAGLGFLARSLKTTPDKPLVVATHHPWIPSGMADMDRNNLRNGPAMLDLLREHDAPVHVISGHLHRAMSALVDGVLHQVAPAPCHAVHLDQRADAVNSLVLEPGQVTVYNWHDVTGGLVSDLLPIGDYPGPWPFYD; from the coding sequence ATGACGTCCTTCATTCAACTCACTGACACGCATATCGTCTCTGAAGGTTCACTCGCCTACGGGCGCTCGGATACCGCGACGGCGCTGGCGCGCGCGGTGGACACAATCAACAGCAGACTGCCGGTCCTCGATCCCGTGGACTGCGTGGTGGTGACAGGCGATCTAACGGATCACGGCAGCGCGGAGGAATATGCACATCTGCGCCAACTGCTTGCGCCATTGAACGTGCCTGTGCGGGCTATCCCCGGCAACCACGACACGCGCGAGGCCATGCGTGCAGCTTTCGCCACCGAAGATTGGATGCCTGCGTCTGGCCCAATTCAATGGCATCACGATTTTGGTCCCTTTGCGATGGTGGGCCTCGACACATTGGTTGAGGGCGCTCCCTACGGGATGGTGTGTGAGGCCGGGCTTGGGTTTCTGGCGCGTAGTCTGAAGACCACCCCAGACAAGCCGCTTGTGGTCGCCACGCATCATCCTTGGATCCCTTCGGGTATGGCAGATATGGACCGCAACAATCTGCGCAACGGGCCCGCAATGCTGGATCTTCTGCGTGAGCATGACGCCCCGGTGCACGTAATCTCCGGCCACCTGCACCGCGCCATGAGCGCGCTCGTCGACGGGGTGCTGCATCAGGTGGCCCCCGCACCCTGCCATGCGGTGCATCTCGATCAGCGCGCAGATGCGGTAAACAGCCTTGTACTGGAGCCGGGTCAAGTGACGGTCTACAACTGGCACGACGTCACAGGCGGCCTGGTCAGCGACTTGCTTCCCATCGGAGATTATCCCGGCCCTTGGCCCTTCTATGACTGA
- a CDS encoding GH1 family beta-glucosidase — MTDFTFTRRDFPGDFLFGCATSSYQIEGHQYGGAGPTHWDSFAATPGNVVRSEDGARACDHYHRFEEDLDLAAAAGFECYRFSTSWARVLPEGRGTPNAEGLDFYDRLTDAMLERGLKPCATLYHWELPQPLADMGGWRNRDVSNWFAEFTEVIMSRIGDRMYSVAPINEPWCVGWLSHFLGHHAPGLRDIRATARAMHHVLLSHGRAIEVMRGLGMNNLGAVFNFEWAEPLDQSAQAQAAAETYDAIYNRFFLGGVFKGAYPEAALRGLEPHLPQGWQDDFATITQKVDWCGLNYYTRKVIGPDNGPWPHYAELVGELPTTQMGWEIYPDGLYKFLKRTAEDYTGGLPLIVTENGMANPDVLLEGEVPDAARIAYVEAHLARVRQAIAEGVPVKGYFLWSLLDNYEWALGYEKRFGLVHVDFETLKRTPKASYRALQRALTAS, encoded by the coding sequence ATGACGGATTTCACTTTTACACGCCGCGACTTTCCAGGGGATTTCCTGTTCGGCTGCGCGACGTCTTCCTATCAGATTGAAGGCCATCAATATGGCGGCGCAGGGCCGACCCATTGGGATAGTTTTGCCGCAACACCCGGCAATGTGGTGCGTTCTGAGGATGGCGCACGCGCCTGTGACCACTACCACCGCTTTGAGGAGGACCTCGATCTCGCCGCTGCAGCGGGGTTTGAGTGCTATCGGTTCTCGACCAGTTGGGCACGCGTGCTGCCCGAGGGGCGTGGCACGCCCAATGCCGAGGGGCTCGATTTCTACGACCGGCTGACCGACGCGATGCTCGAACGCGGCCTGAAGCCCTGCGCGACGCTCTACCACTGGGAGCTGCCGCAGCCACTGGCCGACATGGGCGGCTGGCGCAATCGAGATGTAAGCAACTGGTTTGCCGAATTCACCGAAGTCATCATGTCCCGGATCGGCGATCGGATGTATTCCGTGGCACCCATCAACGAACCCTGGTGCGTTGGGTGGCTTTCGCATTTTCTGGGCCATCACGCGCCCGGTCTGCGCGACATCCGCGCCACCGCACGGGCCATGCACCATGTCCTGTTGTCCCATGGCCGCGCCATCGAAGTGATGCGGGGCCTTGGAATGAACAACCTTGGTGCGGTGTTCAATTTTGAATGGGCGGAGCCGCTGGATCAGAGTGCCCAAGCTCAGGCCGCGGCAGAAACCTATGATGCGATCTACAACCGCTTTTTCCTCGGCGGGGTCTTTAAAGGCGCTTATCCCGAAGCAGCCTTGCGCGGGCTCGAACCCCATTTGCCGCAGGGCTGGCAGGACGATTTCGCCACCATCACCCAAAAGGTCGATTGGTGCGGTTTGAACTATTACACTCGCAAGGTGATCGGTCCAGACAATGGCCCCTGGCCCCATTACGCAGAGCTGGTGGGCGAACTGCCCACGACCCAGATGGGGTGGGAGATTTATCCAGATGGGCTTTACAAGTTTCTGAAGCGCACAGCCGAAGACTACACCGGAGGTCTGCCGCTCATCGTGACCGAGAACGGCATGGCAAACCCGGATGTGCTTCTGGAGGGCGAGGTGCCGGACGCAGCCCGCATCGCCTACGTTGAGGCACACCTTGCGCGGGTACGCCAAGCGATTGCAGAGGGCGTCCCGGTGAAGGGTTACTTTCTGTGGTCACTTCTCGACAATTACGAATGGGCGCTCGGGTACGAGAAACGCTTTGGTCTGGTGCATGTCGACTTTGAGACGCTGAAGCGCACGCCGAAGGCCTCTTATCGTGCCTTGCAACGTGCGCTTACCGCATCCTGA